One Peribacillus simplex NBRC 15720 = DSM 1321 genomic region harbors:
- the rplQ gene encoding 50S ribosomal protein L17 yields the protein MGYRKLGRTSAQRKALLRDLATDLIIHERIETTEARAKELRSVVDKMITLGKRGDLHARRQAASFIRNEIADAENGTDALQKLFSDVAPRYEERQGGYTRIMKVGPRRGDGAPVVVIELV from the coding sequence ATGGGTTACAGAAAGTTAGGACGCACTAGCGCACAACGTAAAGCATTACTTCGTGATTTAGCTACGGATCTTATTATCCATGAGCGTATTGAAACTACTGAAGCACGTGCAAAAGAATTACGTTCTGTAGTAGATAAAATGATCACTCTTGGTAAACGTGGTGACTTGCATGCACGCCGTCAAGCTGCATCATTCATCCGTAACGAAATCGCTGACGCTGAGAATGGCACAGATGCCCTTCAAAAACTATTCAGTGACGTGGCTCCACGTTATGAAGAACGTCAAGGTGGATACACTCGTATCATGAAAGTTGGTCCACGCCGCGGTGACGGTGCACCAGTCGTGGTTATTGAATTAGTTTAA
- a CDS encoding DNA-directed RNA polymerase subunit alpha: MIEIEKPKIETVEINDDTKYGKFVVEPLERGYGTTLGNSLRRILLSSLPGAAVTAIQIDGVLHEFSTIEGVVEDVTSIILNVKKLALKIYSDEEKTLEIDVQGDGVITAADITHDSDVEILNPDLYIATIGKNGHMRMRLSARRGRGYTPAVQNKREDQPIGVIPIDALYTPVSRVSFQVENTRVGQLSNFDKLTFDVWTDGSTGPQEAVALGAKILTEHLNIFVGLTDEAQNAEIMVEKEEDQKEKVLEMTIEELDLSVRSYNCLKRAGINTVQELAHKTEEDMMKVRNLGRKSLEEVKAKLEELGLGLRKDD, from the coding sequence ATGATCGAAATAGAAAAACCAAAAATCGAAACGGTTGAAATCAACGACGATACCAAATACGGTAAATTCGTCGTAGAGCCACTAGAGCGTGGGTATGGTACTACATTGGGTAACTCCTTACGTCGTATCCTTTTATCCTCACTCCCAGGTGCTGCTGTCACAGCTATACAAATTGATGGAGTGCTACATGAGTTCTCAACAATTGAAGGCGTCGTGGAAGATGTAACATCTATCATTCTTAATGTGAAAAAACTAGCTCTTAAGATTTACTCTGATGAAGAGAAGACGCTGGAAATTGACGTTCAAGGTGACGGAGTCATCACGGCTGCTGATATCACTCATGATAGTGATGTAGAAATTCTTAATCCGGATTTATATATTGCTACAATTGGTAAAAACGGTCATATGCGTATGCGTTTATCTGCACGTCGCGGCCGCGGCTACACTCCTGCTGTTCAAAACAAGAGAGAAGACCAGCCAATTGGTGTAATTCCAATCGATGCTCTTTACACTCCAGTTTCACGCGTATCTTTCCAAGTTGAAAATACACGTGTTGGACAGTTGTCTAACTTTGACAAGTTAACGTTCGATGTTTGGACTGATGGCAGTACTGGTCCGCAAGAAGCGGTAGCACTTGGAGCTAAGATTTTAACAGAGCATTTAAATATCTTTGTTGGTTTAACCGATGAAGCTCAAAATGCTGAAATCATGGTTGAAAAAGAAGAAGATCAAAAAGAAAAAGTTCTTGAGATGACGATCGAAGAATTAGATCTTTCTGTTCGTTCTTACAACTGCTTGAAACGTGCTGGAATCAATACCGTTCAAGAGCTAGCTCATAAAACGGAAGAAGATATGATGAAAGTACGTAATCTAGGTCGTAAATCACTTGAAGAAGTGAAAGCGAAACTAGAAGAATTAGGCTTAGGTCTTCGTAAAGACGACTGA
- the rpsK gene encoding 30S ribosomal protein S11: MARKTNTRKRRVKKNIETGIAHIRSTFNNTIVTITDSHGNAISWSSAGALGFRGSRKSTPFAAQMAAETAAKTSIEHGMKTLEVTVKGPGAGREAAIRALQAAGLEVTAIKDVTPVPHNGCRPPKRRRV, from the coding sequence ATGGCACGTAAAACTAATACACGTAAACGTCGTGTGAAAAAGAATATAGAAACTGGTATTGCACATATTCGTTCAACATTCAATAACACTATCGTTACGATCACTGACTCTCATGGTAATGCTATTTCTTGGTCAAGTGCTGGAGCTCTAGGATTCCGTGGATCTCGTAAATCCACTCCATTTGCTGCACAAATGGCTGCTGAAACAGCTGCTAAAACATCAATTGAACATGGTATGAAAACTCTTGAAGTTACAGTTAAAGGACCTGGTGCTGGACGTGAGGCTGCTATTCGTGCACTTCAAGCTGCTGGCCTAGAAGTAACTGCAATTAAAGATGTAACTCCAGTTCCACATAACGGATGCCGTCCACCAAAACGTCGCCGTGTTTAA
- the rpsM gene encoding 30S ribosomal protein S13 gives MARIAGVDIPRDKRIVISLTYIYGIGKQTAIKILAEAGISEETRVRDLTEDELNKIRDIIDKLKVEGDLRREISLNIKRLMEIGSYRGLRHRRGLPVRGQNTKNNARTRKGPRRTVANKKK, from the coding sequence ATGGCACGTATTGCTGGAGTAGATATTCCCCGTGACAAACGGATTGTTATCTCATTAACATATATATATGGTATTGGAAAACAAACTGCGATTAAGATTCTTGCAGAAGCAGGCATTTCTGAAGAAACTCGCGTTCGTGACTTAACGGAAGACGAATTAAACAAAATTCGTGATATCATTGACAAGCTTAAAGTAGAAGGCGACCTTCGTCGTGAAATCTCCCTAAACATCAAACGTTTAATGGAAATCGGTTCTTACCGTGGTTTACGTCACCGTCGTGGTCTTCCTGTTCGCGGTCAAAATACAAAAAACAATGCTCGTACGCGTAAAGGACCTCGTCGTACTGTAGCTAACAAGAAAAAATAA
- the rpmJ gene encoding 50S ribosomal protein L36 translates to MKVRPSVKPICEKCKVIRRKGKVMVICENPKHKQKQG, encoded by the coding sequence ATGAAAGTCAGACCATCAGTCAAACCAATCTGCGAAAAGTGTAAAGTTATCCGCAGAAAAGGTAAAGTTATGGTTATTTGCGAAAACCCTAAACATAAACAAAAACAAGGCTAA
- the infA gene encoding translation initiation factor IF-1, with the protein MAKDDVIEVEGTVQETLPNAMFKVELENGHTVLAHVSGKIRMHFIRILPGDKVTVELSPYDLTRGRITYRFK; encoded by the coding sequence ATGGCGAAAGATGATGTAATTGAAGTAGAAGGCACAGTACAAGAGACTTTGCCAAATGCAATGTTTAAGGTAGAATTAGAAAATGGTCATACTGTTTTAGCTCATGTATCCGGTAAAATTCGTATGCACTTTATTCGCATTTTGCCTGGAGATAAAGTTACGGTTGAGCTTTCCCCGTATGATCTAACTCGCGGCAGAATCACATACCGGTTCAAATAA
- a CDS encoding energy-coupling factor ABC transporter ATP-binding protein produces the protein MRITLDDVEYRYQVNTPFEHLALHDVNISMEPGTYTAIIGHTGSGKSTLLQHLNALLKPTKGRVFIGDRTIEAGKKEKALRPIRQKVGIVFQFPEHQLFDETVEKDICFGPMNFGVSEIDAKKLARKAIAQVGLNEEILEKSPFDLSGGQMRRVAIAGVLAMEPEVLVLDEPTAGLDPRGRKEIMDMFYDLHKARGISMILVTHSMEDAAKYADDIIIMHKGTVFKKGTPQEIFSEPEQLMELGLDVPDTVRFQLKLQKELGVRFDHPCLNIGDLAVEIDKAMKRGNR, from the coding sequence ATGCGAATTACACTCGATGATGTAGAATACCGCTATCAGGTGAATACTCCTTTTGAACATCTAGCCCTTCATGATGTCAATATTTCAATGGAGCCGGGAACCTATACCGCAATCATCGGGCATACAGGGTCCGGGAAATCCACGCTACTGCAGCATTTGAATGCTCTATTAAAACCGACGAAGGGTCGGGTCTTCATTGGGGATCGGACGATTGAGGCCGGAAAAAAAGAGAAGGCGTTGCGGCCAATTAGACAAAAGGTCGGTATTGTTTTTCAGTTTCCGGAACATCAGCTATTTGATGAAACGGTTGAAAAGGATATATGTTTCGGACCCATGAATTTTGGCGTTTCTGAAATCGATGCTAAGAAACTGGCCAGGAAAGCCATCGCGCAAGTCGGATTGAATGAGGAAATTCTTGAAAAATCCCCATTCGATTTATCCGGCGGACAAATGCGACGGGTTGCCATCGCTGGTGTACTTGCCATGGAGCCGGAAGTATTGGTACTTGATGAGCCCACAGCGGGACTGGATCCGCGAGGACGCAAAGAAATCATGGATATGTTTTATGATTTGCATAAAGCAAGAGGCATTTCAATGATTCTGGTGACACATAGCATGGAGGATGCAGCCAAGTACGCGGATGACATAATTATCATGCATAAAGGTACGGTGTTCAAAAAAGGAACCCCCCAGGAAATTTTCTCAGAGCCGGAACAATTAATGGAGCTTGGTCTGGATGTTCCTGATACGGTCCGTTTTCAGCTAAAGCTCCAGAAGGAACTTGGTGTACGATTTGATCATCCATGTCTTAATATCGGTGATTTAGCGGTAGAAATAGATAAAGCCATGAAACGGGGGAACCGCTGA
- a CDS encoding energy-coupling factor ABC transporter ATP-binding protein codes for MVKKLVSLNNIVFKYEGQSRNALDDVSFDIHQGEWLAIVGHNGSGKSTLAKLLNGLQFANSGTITINDQLLTEKSVWDVRQRIGMVFQNPDNQFVGTTVQDDVAFGLENAGVSQQVMVERVHGALNKVKMNAFLNQEPHHLSGGQKQRVAIAGVIALQPDIIILDEATSMLDPRGREEVLETVRELKLENEITVISITHDLEEAAKADRMIVMNQGRLYREGPPQDIFELEEELIALGLDIPFSVKLTKELQKNGVRVVDGHLTEEELVKDLCELHSMM; via the coding sequence ATAGTGAAGAAGCTGGTTTCTTTAAATAATATTGTTTTTAAATATGAGGGTCAGTCTCGAAACGCCTTGGATGATGTTTCTTTTGATATTCATCAGGGGGAGTGGCTTGCGATTGTCGGGCATAATGGTTCTGGCAAGTCGACATTAGCGAAGTTATTGAATGGTCTTCAGTTCGCTAACTCAGGTACCATTACTATTAATGATCAACTTTTGACTGAAAAATCTGTTTGGGATGTACGCCAGAGAATTGGCATGGTTTTTCAAAACCCAGATAATCAATTTGTAGGCACTACAGTTCAGGATGATGTGGCTTTTGGTTTAGAAAACGCCGGTGTTTCTCAGCAGGTTATGGTGGAGCGTGTTCATGGTGCGTTAAATAAGGTTAAAATGAATGCCTTTCTTAATCAAGAGCCGCACCATCTATCCGGCGGTCAAAAGCAAAGAGTGGCCATAGCAGGTGTAATAGCCTTGCAGCCAGACATAATCATCTTAGATGAAGCAACCTCCATGCTTGACCCAAGAGGCCGTGAAGAAGTGCTTGAAACAGTTAGGGAATTAAAACTGGAAAACGAGATTACTGTCATATCAATCACCCATGATCTTGAGGAAGCTGCGAAAGCTGATCGAATGATAGTAATGAACCAAGGTCGGTTATATCGTGAAGGACCGCCTCAGGATATTTTTGAGTTAGAGGAAGAATTGATTGCTCTTGGTCTGGATATTCCTTTTTCAGTGAAACTAACCAAGGAGTTACAAAAAAATGGTGTTCGTGTAGTTGATGGGCATTTGACAGAGGAAGAGTTGGTGAAGGATTTATGCGAATTACACTCGATGATGTAG